The window TCAATCTGCAAGAAAGCATTTTTAATGAGCTGTGGGCGACGCTGCCCGGCTTCAGTGGGGGCAGACTGACTCTGTGTCTCATCTTCAGTCAGAGAAATAATATCTGCTGAGGGAGCGCGCGCTGCCTCGTCCGCACCCTGAATTGTTTCTACAGGCGCACCGCTGCAGCCGACTAAAACTGCGGTGCTCAACAGACCCATGAGCCAGGGGACACGCTGTCTGAAATGGTGACTATCAATACTCATAACAATGCTCACTTCCCAATCAAGATGTGTCTAGTATGGGAAGTGAGCCATCGTATCCACGCACAGTTTCAGGAACTGAAACCAGAGCGCTGCTCTAGTAAGCTAAGGTTTCTAATGTTTCGCGTAAATAGCGACGTACAAGCTTATCCAGAGACTGGGTTTCTAAAGACCGATCGCCTTGCTGCTGCTTCCAACCTTGGAACCCAGAACTGCTTGCGATCGCTTCTCTGAGACTTGCCCAAATTTCGGCATCCTCAGAATTGCTGCGCATCGATACCGAAGAAAAGGTGGCCATACGCGCTTCCACAGTGAGAGAACAAACTGTCTTGGAAAGTCCGTACCATTAACCACATCGCTTCAGAAAGATGCCGTCAGCGTACGAAATTCCAGGACAATTCAAGGATAACGCACTCAATTATGGTGACATTGTGTGAACAACCACACTTTAGTCAAAATTTGAAAATAGACTAAAGAATTTTCCCTGGAATTCCAATAAATTTAGTGATACTCAGCTAAGACGGATCTTGATGAGAACCTGATTGATCAACTGTAGGGAGTTCTGACCCTGGCATAGATTTCATGCCGCTGCCTTTTGAGACCGTTGAAGTGAGCTCCTCCGTCTCAGGAAACACATCTTCTAAGGCATGGGCAGCCTGCACAGGAACTGTTTCCAGGGTCGTCTCTGCGTGCCTGGTATTTGGCCCAGGCATATCTGGCACCGGATGAACGCTGCGGGCAGCGATCTCATCGGCTGAACCATGACCCGTCTCGACCGGAATAGCATGTTCTCCCAAGGAATCTAAAGCAATCGGATCGGCATGGCTAGAGACGATTTCAGAATCAGTACTAGCAGGAATAGATGCCATCTCAGGCGCAGCAGCCTCTAAAGACCTAGACAACGCCTGATCTGAGCACTGACCTAAGCGCTCTTCTGAGGGTTCTGAGGCAGGCATTACAAGGTCGGCTTCTGCCTCAGCCAACTCTGGCAATAGGCGAGATATCCTCAATCCAATGACAGTAAAGTCATCAAGAATGGATGCAGGTTCATAGGGTTGAGCCTTTTGCAGGGTCGCTGGTGAGACAATCAGTAAAGATACAACGGTAGCGGGCACCTGCACAAACAGATTGGCAAATAAGAACGCGATCGCACAAATCAACCATCCCAGCACCCGAGGCTGACCGGCAAAGGGGGTCATCTCAGCGGAGATCGGAGCGAGCTGATATAAAAATGACAGAATTAACAGCAACCCCGTGGCACTAGCCAAGCCAATCACTCGGCTGAGCCAGGTTCGCTGTAGCGACAATAAACGTCGCCGATCATCACTTAAGCTATCAGGCCGAACCGCAAGGATCAGTAAGCTGAAAATGTAGAAGGGCCGTTTCCACTGCATCCATAGGATGGGTAAGCTGCCGACTAACCCTAATGCCCCCAATTCCAGCCAAGCCGGAACAACCGGATCCCCTACCGCCAAACCAGCAAGACACACATCTAACCAGATGGGAACAACCGCTAAGCCAGCGAGATGTATCCAAAGATAGGGGTCACGGTGAAACGAAGTCATGGCATTATCACACAGGGGACAGGGTACGACGTTGAGTAACCAGGCGGAAGGCTTGAATCACATCACCTTCCTTCCAAGCATTAAATTTGTCTATACCGATCCCGCATTCAAAGCCAGCAGCGACTTCTTTAACGTCGTCTTTCATACGTTTGAGGGAGTCAAGATTCCCTTCGTATACCATGTCACCCCCCCGACGTACCCGTACTCGACAGTTACGGTTGACCTTGCCAGAGAGGACATAGCAGCCAGCCACGGTACCACGACGAACCGGGAAGACAGCTCGCACTTCGACTTCGCCCAAGGGATCTTCGACCAATTCAGGTTCGAGAAGGCCTTCCATTGCCCCTTGGATGTCATCCAGTAGGTTATAGATGATGTCATAATCTCGGACGTCTACACCCTGGCGATCAGCCGCTTGACGAGCCCCAGACGCAAGGGTGGTGTTAAAGCCAACGAGGACAGCTCCACTAGCAGCAGCTAGGTCCACGTCTGTTTCGCTAATTTCCCCAGGTGCTGCTAGCAAGACACGAATTTGCACTTCGTTTTGGGGAAGCTGTTGCAAAGCCGCGAGAATGGCTTCGACGGATCCCTGTACGTCGGACTTGAGGATGAGGTTCAACTCTTTGAGTTCGCCCTCTTGAGCCTGAGCTGACAGACTGCTGAGGGTGACTCGGCGAGAGGCCATGGCCTGCTGGAGACGAGACTGACGCTGTTGATCCGAGCGAGAATCTGCTGTGCTGCGAGCCTCTTTTTCATCGGCAAACACATCAAATTCATCGCCAGCGGCAGGCACATCGCTAAGTCCTAGAACCTCAACCGCAAAAGAAGGAGAAGCCTCACTGACGCGCTGACCGCGATCGTCAATCATGGCACGAACTTTACCGAAAACAGAGCCGACAACCAGACTATCGCCAACGTGTAAGGTGCCATTTTGTACCAACAACGTTGCAACCGGCCCCCGGGCTTTATCCAAATTGGCCTCGATTACAGTTCCTTTAGCCAATCGGTCGGGGTTGGCGTGGAGATCTTCTACCTCAGACACCAAGAGCAACATTTCCAGCAGGGTATCCAGGTTTTCCCCGGTCACTGCACTCACCGGCACCATGATGGTATCGCCGCCCCATTCTTCAGGAACCAAACTATGTTCCATCAATTCCTGCTTGACCCGATCAGGTTGAGCAGTCTCTTTATCGATTTTGTTGACTGCTACAACAATAGGAACTTTGGCAGCCTTAGCATGGCTGATGGCTTCAATGGTTTGTGGACGAACCCCATCGTCTGCTGCCACAACCAGAATGGCAATGTCAGTCACCCGGGCACCCCGCGCTCGCATCGCCGTAAAGGCTTCGTGACCCGGGGTATCTAGGAAGACAATTTGCTGTTCTGCGCCACTGTGTTCTACGTCAACGTGATAGGCACCGATGTGTTGGGTAATACCCCCCGCTTCCCCTTGCGCAACCTTTGTCTCACGAATCGCGTCCAGCAGAGTCGTTTTGCCGTGGTCTACGTGCCCCATGATAGTAATGACAGGGGGGCGCCGAGAGAGATTCTCTAAGTCACCAGCCTCCAGCATTTCAGTGACTTTCTTCGCTTCAGATTCGACCTCAGCCGTCTCAACCAGAATCTCAAATTCCTCTGCCACCATCTTGGCAGTCTCTAAATCCAATGTCTGGTTGATATTCGTGGCAATCCCCTTGAAAAACAGAGATTTAATAATTTCTGTTTCTGGTACCACAATTAGGTTGGCCAGTTCGTGGACGGTTAACCCTCCGGTTAGGGTAATAATTTCAGGCTGATCTTGCTTGACAGCCTGCTCACGGCGATCGCGTCGCTGATTGCGCCGATTATCCCGCTGTTGAGGTTTATGCGATTTAGGAGTACTCGCTGGCTTAGGAGAAGTTTTTGACTTCGGTTTGGGCGGGCGAGCCAGCGAAACACTGAGTGCCGATGAAGCAGAATCTTCTTGATCGTCTCCAGCTACTTCATCAAGATCTGCCAGGACATCGTCGTCATCATCAACAAAGTTGTGACCCCGTCGCTTTCCTTTATTCGCCTTCGTCGTTTTAGGCTGTTCCTGTTCATCTTCCTCCCGCTCTTTACCCTTACGCTTCTGGCGGGGTGGAGACGGTCGACGCAGAAGAGGCTCACCGACCACCTCACCTGGAATAGCAGGTGTTGCATCAGCTGCATCATTCTGAAGCTCTTCGTCTGGCTGATCAACGCGCTTTGGACGCGGACGCCGCAACTCTGGTTTAGGCTTCAGCTGAGGCGTTTCTTCCTCGTCCATCTCGCGAATTGCGATTCGGGGTTGAGAGGGTGAAGCAGCATCCCTAGATGGGGCTTCACTACGATCGCGCTTCCTTAAGACAGGTCTGCTAGGCTTGCCAGGTTTTACAGGACGGCTGGGCGGACTCACCAACTCCAGTTTGGGTTTACTGGGTGCCTCTGGTGCCACAGGTCTCACCGCGGCAGGCTCATTGGGTAAATCCGGTTCTCGAACCTCAGCCGGTTGAGGGCGAAGCGGCTTAGAGCGCGGCTGAATAGGAGGAGCCTTCACTGGCTCTGAAGAGGGGCGTTGGGGCTCAGCATCCATAGCCTGAGGCGCAACTTCCTGGGGGGCTGGCGCCGTCGGCTTTGTCGGCTGAACTGCATTCGGTGCCTTCGCAACCGGCTTTGGTCGATGTCGTCGAATCTCCAAGATCTGCTGTTTCTTAGCCGGTCGTGCAGCGTCTTTGGCCCCAGTCTCAGGTTTGCGGAGACGAGGAGGAGAAGGTTTTACAGGTTTTCTGAATACTTTTCCACCAGATTGTTTCACTTCACCGCGAATACGAAGCGCGTCTTCATCTGTAATTGTGCTGCTGTGACTCTTTGCTGCTATATCTAAGCGCTCACAGATCGCCAGAATATCCTTATTTTCCAAATCGAGTTCCTTTGACAACTCATATATTCTGACTTTGCCGTTGTTCATCCAAATCTCCCTCGTCAATACCGCTATGTCATAGAACAAACCTGCTTTGCTAGACAAAACTCACATTTACCCATTGTGGCAGGTCACCACAACATCCAAACTCAAGCTATCAAAACCAGGCTTAAAACGCCTAAAGAGAACATAAATGTCTACTCTTTAAGCTAATCCAGCGCTCCAGAACCGAGCATCATGCTACCCAACCTTTCCGAAAATGTAATCAGTCAGTGGGCTTAGCCTCCCAGAAAGAATGGTTTGATCAGAGATGGCCTGATTAGTCAGCCCCTCCCTCGTGCTCAGCATTCGATGATGAAGGCATCAACCGCTGCCAGAGCTGATCATAAAGACCATTCGGTATCGTCGTTCGCAAGGAACGCCCTATCCGATCCTTTTTTTGAGCGGCCTTGAGGCAAGCCGCATTAGGGCAAAGGTAGGCTGAGCGTCCCGCTCCCTCTTCTAATTGTACTGTTCGAGTTGGATAGACCCTTACAATACGCCAAAAAGCTTCTTTAGGGGCGATCGTTCGGCAGCTAATACAGCGCCGATAGTTAGGTTTCATAACATCAGGTTCAGCTTATTCTTCCTCATTAACAACTTCATCATCTGCTTCAGCAGAACTCATACCCTCAGCTAAAGATACCGGGTCTGCTGTTGTCGGTTCTTCCTCTGGGTTCACCGTGGCTGCGATCGCGGGCGCTTCATCTACCAAAGCTTCTTCATCGACCTCGGGCAAGTCATCGCCTTCCTCAAGAGGCTCCTCTGCCGATACTTCAGCTAAAGCAGCAGCGAGGGCTGCAATCTTCGCGGCCGTTTTAGCGGCTTCTTCTTCAGCTTGTCGGGCCGCTTCTTCTTCGGCTTGACGAGCCGCTTCTTCTTCGGCTTGGCGAGCCGCCTCCAGTTCGGCTAGTTTGCGATCCTCTTCAGCATGATCGTACTTCGCGGTATCTTTAATATCGATTTTCCAACCGGTCAGTCTCGCCGCCAAGCGAACATTTTGTCCTTCTTTACCAATGGCTAAACTTAGCTGGTCTTCTGGCACAAGCACATGGGCTTGACGCTCTTCTGGATTCATCAGGCGCACTTCATCAACCCGTGCTGGACTCAAGGCATTGGCAATGTAGGTGGCTGGATCCAAGGAATATCGAATAACGTCAATTTTCTCGCCTCGCAGTTCGTTGACCACCACTTGAATGCGAGAACCTCGTGCCCCAATACAGGCACCCACTGGATCAACATCTCGCTCAGCCGTGTCTACTGCAATCTTAGTGCGAGGCCCTACCGAACGAGAAGGGGGGTTAGCCTCACGAGCTACAGCCACAATGCGAACAATTTCATCTTCAATTTCAGGAACTTCGTTCGAAAATAACTCCACCACTAATGCCGCATCGGCTCGTGAGACGAGCAACTGAGGGCCTCGATGAGAGCCTTCGGAAACACGTTTCAGGACAACACGAAACTTTGAGTTAGGACGATAGTTATCGTTGGGCAGCTGATCACGCTTCAGGAGTTCGGCTTCTACTTCGGGTTGGCCTGTCCCGCTGCTAATCGTCATGATGACAGACTGTCGCTCAAACCGCTGCACTGTCGCCATCAAAATGGTGCCTTCTAAATCCTGGAATTCTTCCTGAATCAATTTGCGCTGCTGATCTCGAAGCTTTTGAGCGAGGACTTGCTTGGTTTGAATGGCCGCCATACGGCCAAATTCTTTTTGCTCTGGGGTCACATCCAGGACCACCGTATCGCCAACCTGTGCCTCGGGAGCCACCTCTAACACTTCTGCCAGGGAGATTTGATGATCAGCGTTGTTGACTTCTTCTACGATGGTTTTCGTGGCTAGCACGCGAAATCCTTGGTCGTCTTCGTACTCGGTATCTAGCTCAACATCGAAGTTATCAAAATAGTCTTCGTCAAAATGGAACCCCTCGGCCAAGCGCTGAGTCCGACGAAACCGCTCATATCCTTTGATTAACGCCTCTCTCAATGCGTTCTCGACCGCGTGCTTAGGCAGGTTTCTTTCTCGGCTAATGCTGTCAATTAGTTCCTTTAGATTAGGCAGGCTGACTAAAGACATCTTGGAACTCCCTTAAATACAAGACTCTTTCACGGTTGCGATCGCGCAATCCAAACAATTGAAACCTTAGAGATGCTCAAAGCCCGATGGGAATTATTCAGGCGGCTGATCGCTCAGGCACACCCGCTGCACCAGGGCCCTTGGCAGCTTAATCGGTCTTCCTTTACGGCTGAGATACAGCATGCCTTCGTCGCGCCGAACCAGTTGCCCTAGCCAGGTCTGATGGTTTTTGTAGGGCTCCATTAACTGCACCTCGACCATAAATCCTTTGAAAACGGTAAAGTCACGATCAGAGGACAGTAGGGAAGAAATCCCAGGGCTAGACACTTCTAGAACATAGGCATCTGGCAGTAACCCAGTCTCATCAAGAGCGGTTTCCAGGACTTGGCTCATCTGCTCACAGTCTTCGAGGCTCGTATCTTCTCGCTGACAGTTACGCACATCGATACGTAGCACTGGAGGCGAATGGTTCGTTTGAAACACTGCATCCACTACGTCCAAACCTAAGCGCTCCGCTAGCGGAGCAGCCAGATCCAGAACGTGTGGAATAAGCGGATGAGTCATGCAAAACTCCAATAAAAAAGTGGGTGCAGCCCCACTTCCCATGAATTTCAGAATCAGGGAGAACGGATAAATCAATATCCATCCAATCAGCAATAGTAGCGCACATTGAGGGATGAATTGCTGATTTTGAAGTCATTGCAACTCAACTTACCCTTTTTGTCGCTCCTGAGTAATGTTGTAAATCTGATAATTTTTTTCCATCAGGCGCTCTACGTCTTCCACGGAAAGTTGCTTCACATAGTTAATCTTGATTTCCTCTAAAAGCGCTACGGTCCAGATTTGGAGCTCTTCCATTGTCTGCTCTTGTTTGACTTCCGACCGTAAAGTGTCTCCGATTTTGTCAACTAGCTGCTGAGTCAACGCAGCCCCTTTCTCATCCTTTAAAACCCCTGTCATCGTTTGATAGAGGTTTTGAGAGACCAAACTGACAACCTGCTGAGCCACTTGGTCAGGGAGGTTGCCGATACCAGGTAGTTGCCGGAAGCCTTGATAACCGGGAGCCTGGTTAAATGCTTGGCGGATATTGTGGTGCAACAGAGCATCAATTTCTGGCTTCACCTTGGGCAAAACCTGGTAAAGCATCAGAGAAACGAGGCGACCCGATATCGCCTGAATTTCGTTGACGCCATTGATATCGATATAGCGATTACCTGACCCTGTTGTCAGTAACCAGCGGGCAATATCTCCCTCCTGAATCAGGTTCTGGATTTGATCAACAATCCGCAGCACGACGACTTCCGTCAGCTCTACAGCAAAATTAGTGATGAAGATGCGATTGATGCGATTTCTCAGGGGAACCAAATTGACCAGCTGCGACTGGTTGAGGCGAACGGTCACAGGGACAATGCGCAACCAACGCCAGAAGGGAATCAGTAAAAACAGGTCGTACCACCGCAAGAGCACCGCATCTAGCCACGTATAGTTTTTGTAGCGACGACTCACATAAAACGTCCTAGCGAGTAGTTCGAGGCCGAAAAATAAGACAAACCAGCCATCCAGTCTCCAGAAGTTATCCCTAGGGCCTCCATCTTCCCCGATGTTTCGGAAGTAGTTGGTTTCTATGAGGGGCTTAATTTCAGTGTTGAAGTAGACAATCTCTTGTGACCAGCTGGCGTCGGTGAGATACTCGGGACTCCAAAAAGTTTCAAAGGCAGCCTTAGCAGACTCTACCCCGATGCGATCGCGCATCATATTTTTGATGCGCTCTAAGGTGCCTGACTTGTTGGCAATGGCAAAGGGATTTTCATCAATCATGGCGATGCTGCGTTCTTGCAGATCGTCTAGCAACGTTTCTGCTTGAATAGACTGCAGCCCTGTTTGGGCAACCTGTTCCTCCAGTCTTTCGACCGCAGCTAAGTAGCTCTCGGTAGAACGCTCGGGTTCAATTCCTTTAAAGAGGGCCCCATAGCGCTCCGTCCACTCTGGAAAATACCGAAAATAAAAATCTCTAAAGCGGATATAGCTGAGATCAAAGAGCACAAGAATCAGATTACAGAGTGCTATCAGGGCTACAACGCGCTCAAACCACAGCGCAGTTGCCTTGACTACAGGACGTCGTTTCCGGGAGCGAGAAAGAGCAGCCATAGACTTTGAAACTCATATCTTTATTCAGAACCATGCCGCCAAGCCACATGATTGTCATCTGCTTGTGAGAATAGACTGCTTGGGCTCTCTACACCGGCGATTTGAGGATCTTTCTTCAAAAATTGCAAGAGTCTAAAGGATTTGGCATCAGTCTCCCAGTACCTCGAAATTCGCTAGGATGAATTCATATTTCGTTACATCTTTGGGCGTTTATGACGATGCCGATCGCAGATAGTCTCCACGATACCGCTGCTCCCGCTGGGCAAACTTGGCTTTGGCAAGGGCACCCCATTTACTACGTCAAAGCTGGAAGTCCTCGCAGCGATCGCCCACCCCTTTTACTTATCCATGGGTTTGGGGCATCTACCGACCACTGGCGCAAAAATATTCAAGATCTCAAACAGGATTTTGAAGTGTGGGCGATTGATCTCCTGGGTTTTGGGCGCTCCGCCAAGCCCGATCTGCAATACAGCGGCACCCTTTGGCGTGATCAGCTCCAAGCATTTATCACCACGGTCATCGGGCGGCCCCCTGTGCTAGCGGGCAACTCCTTGGGAGGCTATGCCAGCTTATGCGTCGCGGCCGATCACCCCGATGCAGTAGCTGGGGTTGTTTTGCTCAACAGCGCTGGCCCCTTTCATGAAGCACGTCCTGCCGCCCCCTCTAATCCTTTTAAGCAGGCAATTGGACAGACAATCCGCACCGTACTTCTACAGCCCTTACCCAGCTGGTTTCTGTTTCAGTACGTTCGTCAACGATCCACCATTCGGAAAACCCTGCAGAAGGTTTATCTAGATCACACTGCTATCACCGACCAGCTCATCGAAGATATCCGTCGTCCTGCCGATGATCCTGGGGCGGCCAGGGTCTTTACCTCAGTCTTTAAGTCACCCCGGGGAGACACGGTTGATGGGCTGCTCAGCCGCATGGGGGCACCGCTTTTGCTCATTTGGGGAGAAGGGGATCCTTGGATGAACACCCGGCAACGCAGTGAAAAGTTTCGCCAGCATTACCCTCACTGCAAAGAATACTTTCTACAGGCTGGTCACTGCCCCCATGATGAAGTGCCTCAGCAGGTGAACCCACTCATGCGGGATTGGGTTTTGCAGCTTGAATGATCCCAGGCCATCTCACTCCGGTATGTAGCGATTTGCAGGTAGATAAAGTACACCCTAGACCCTGTTTTGACCGAAATGTACTGAATTCACCTGAACCAGGTGATATATCCCTCATCTCATCAATATCGCTGACAGGGCAGATTGCTGAATGCACACCTTGAACGCTTTGCTTCCTGACTAGTCAGTAGGATTTAACCGGTTATCGGTACTTTGACGAACCAGTGCAGCTTGATCAGGGCTCAGCGCGTCAATAGCTTCCCCCAGTGCTGTTGTGAGCGTTTTACGGGTCTCTGCATGGTCAGCCTGTTCTGCCTTGAGAGATTTTTGCAAGCGATCGCACTGTTGAAGGACTGTCACCAACTGTGTTCTGAGCCCTTCTACGGTATTTAGATCGGCTTTGGTATCTGGAAGTTGCCCGACTGCGGGTACAGAGATGTCAGTTTGTTGCGCCCGGAGCGCTGACAATTCAGTTCGCAGTGTACTGATCGTCAGCTTTAACTGTTCAACCTCATCTCGACGCTGCTTAGCTTCTGCATCATAAAGCTGCCGCCAGTTAGCGGCACTTTTATAGGCCTGATCCCGTTCTTGACGAATCGTTGCAAGCTGCTGTTGCAGCGTCCGAATTTCAGTCAGCCAGCGGGTAATATCTTGAGTCATGACGATTATGAACTCGGGGGCAAAAAAGATTCAAACGTAGACTCGTCTAGACATTTCATCCTAGAACAAGAGAGCCTTAAGAGCACCCGGTGTTGGCAAGATAATCAGCACTAAAAGCGTGAGCGCAACTAATCCCCACAGATCGCGTTTATCATCCAGTTCGCTGACATCATTAAGCGCGGGCTCATCTACCGCTGGAATAAAGAACAGCAAAATGGCCCAAATTAGCAGCTCTCCATGAATGATTGCCAACCCTAAGACCAGGAAGCGGCAAATTTGGCCAATGAAAGCACCGGTTCGCTGTCCGTACATCGCATGGACAATGTGACCACCATCAAGCTGACCCACCGGCATCAAGTTTAAAGCCGTGACGACCAACCCCAAACAGCCTGCAATGGCAACCGGGTGCAGATGAATGGCGCTTTCTAGTGTGAGCTGGTTGCCTAACGCAAGTTTGCTCAGCAAAGTCAGGGCAATCGAAGCTCCTGGATCGAGTGCTTTAAAGTTCAGAAGGCTGGCGTCGGCTGGCATCGGCACAATTTCAGAATGCACCAACCCCCATACCAATAGGGGAATCGAAACAACGAGCCCAGCTAAGGGACCAGCGATCCCAACATCAAAAAGAGCCCGACGGTTAGGAACGGGCGATCGCAATTGAATAAACGCCCCCAAGGTTCCTATGAAAAAGGGAATAGGAAGAAAATACGGGAGGGTTGCCTTCATCCGATAACGACGCGCCATCAGATAATGGCCTAGCTCATGAACCCCCAAAATCACCATTAGCGCCAGGCCATAGGGCAAGCCCTGGAAAAAGAGCGTTGGATCTGCCCGTAAAGAGTCTTCAGGAACCCCGGCAAAGCTGGCGCCAACGACGGTTGTGGTGAAGAGAGTCACCATCAGTAGACCTAGAGCAATGCCAGGGCGGGTTAGCCTTTCTGGTTGAGCAGCCTCCTTTACCCGCCGCTGCTCAGGGTTAGGGAGCAATGCAAAAAATGGCTTGCCATTCAACCCTTCTTGAAAAACCACCAAAAATCGCTGCCCAAAGTTAGCTTCCACGTTCTCACGGACAGTTTCATAGGCAACGGTTGGAGAAGAGCGGAGTTGACCCCGACAAATGAGCGCTTGAGGGCGATACTCAACATTCTGTAAGTAGTAGACCGACCAGGGAAAGCAATGTTGCAGCACGGCTTCTTCATCCTTATCAATCGGGCGCACTGCTCCAGAGGCTGGATCGGCTTTAGTGACTTTCGCCGTAGATGACTGGCTGGCTTCCTTAGGCTGCTTACTTGGAGACAAACGCCCCCATTGAATTAGCATCCAGTAAACAACTGGGCAAACGATAAAGAGCCCTAACAATAAACCCAGGGGAAACGGATCATTGCCCCTACCGCTCAAACTCCAAACCGCAAGTACAAAGGCCGGAGTCATCATCACCAACCATAGAATCCAGGTTGGTGTGCGCGTAATGCCCGCTACGCTTCTTTTGACAACGTAGTAGGTAAAAAAACTGAGCAGAAGCAGCAAAAACAGCAGCATTATTCTCCCTTTGCCTGCTCGTTTGACAACAGGACAGTGCTCTGCAGATATATGTCTGCCCCTAGAGACTGTTTGGGTGGTTTAACCAAAATTCCTTTCCTTTTCTCCATTTTGTCAAGGAGCCGAGGGTTGACCCCAATGGCTACAGCAGGCTGTGGTAGGCTAGACACCCATTTAAGAGAAAGTGTTCTCGATGAGAAGAGGATCCTCCCCAATAGGGCTTCTCTGTCACGTCGGTTAGCGATGGGCCAACTGTGTCATTAAAACAACCTCATCTCATACTAGAGGGTATCTATGCTTTTGCTCCTAACAGAGCAACCATGGGTGGCACCGCTTACTTCATTGTAGAAAAGGATTCAGACGGTAGCTCAGCTAATCTGTTGATTGATACCCCTGCCTGCACCCCCGATACCGTGAAATTTCTTGAACAACACGGAGGGGTGAATCAATGGGTCATCACCCATCGAGGCGCAATCGGCGACGTGAAAACACTCCAAGAAGCGCTCCAGTGCGAGGTGGTGGTGCAAGAGCAGGAAGCCTATTTGTTGCCAGATACACCTAATGTTGTGCAGTATCCAGTGAGCTATCCGTTAAGCCCTAGCAGTGAGGCCATTTGGACCCCTGGCCATTCTCCTGGCTCAGCCTGTGTCTATTACAAGGGGCATGGCGGCGTGTTGTTTACTGGGCGTCATCTTTTGCCCGATCGCTCCGGCCATATCGTCCCATTACGATTCTCTAAGACCTTTCATTGGCCGCGTCAACTGCAAAGTGTTGAGAAACTACAGGCACGATTTTCGTCAGAAACGCTGTCCTACATTTGCCCAGCTGCCAATACAGGCTTTTTAAGGGGACGACACATGATGGTCGATGCTTACGCCCAACTCCAGGCGATTAAGGTTCCTCCATTGCTAAACAGCCCTGCCATGTTGTAGAGATTTCACTTCCGTGCCTGGCGGTGGCCTTGAACAGGGCACAGTGATTCAGCAATTCAGCAATTCTGAGCGTCCTAAAGGTCACTGCATTTTGGTGAGATGGTTATCCAGCCAGGTGGTGACCTCAGTCGGATGGATGAGCCAAGTCCGCTGGTAGGTGCGGGTTAGCGGCTCGACAAGGGGAGAAAGC is drawn from Leptolyngbya sp. SIO1E4 and contains these coding sequences:
- a CDS encoding site-2 protease family protein, whose product is MLLFLLLLLSFFTYYVVKRSVAGITRTPTWILWLVMMTPAFVLAVWSLSGRGNDPFPLGLLLGLFIVCPVVYWMLIQWGRLSPSKQPKEASQSSTAKVTKADPASGAVRPIDKDEEAVLQHCFPWSVYYLQNVEYRPQALICRGQLRSSPTVAYETVRENVEANFGQRFLVVFQEGLNGKPFFALLPNPEQRRVKEAAQPERLTRPGIALGLLMVTLFTTTVVGASFAGVPEDSLRADPTLFFQGLPYGLALMVILGVHELGHYLMARRYRMKATLPYFLPIPFFIGTLGAFIQLRSPVPNRRALFDVGIAGPLAGLVVSIPLLVWGLVHSEIVPMPADASLLNFKALDPGASIALTLLSKLALGNQLTLESAIHLHPVAIAGCLGLVVTALNLMPVGQLDGGHIVHAMYGQRTGAFIGQICRFLVLGLAIIHGELLIWAILLFFIPAVDEPALNDVSELDDKRDLWGLVALTLLVLIILPTPGALKALLF
- a CDS encoding MBL fold metallo-hydrolase, producing MGGTAYFIVEKDSDGSSANLLIDTPACTPDTVKFLEQHGGVNQWVITHRGAIGDVKTLQEALQCEVVVQEQEAYLLPDTPNVVQYPVSYPLSPSSEAIWTPGHSPGSACVYYKGHGGVLFTGRHLLPDRSGHIVPLRFSKTFHWPRQLQSVEKLQARFSSETLSYICPAANTGFLRGRHMMVDAYAQLQAIKVPPLLNSPAML